From a region of the Fischerella sp. JS2 genome:
- the rplD gene encoding 50S ribosomal protein L4 — protein MFECVVKNWQGEQVGQKSFDLRVAKEQTAAHVVHRALVRQMANARQGTASTKTRSEVRGGGRKPWRQKGTGRARAGSIRSPLWRGGGVIFGPKPRDYEIKMNRKERKLALRTAFASRVDDLIVVEEFSEQLQRPKTKELVSAITRWGADPERKTLLVLSEKSENVILSARNVENLKLIAADNLNVYDLLYADKIVVTASALEKIQEVYSA, from the coding sequence ATGTTTGAATGTGTAGTCAAAAATTGGCAGGGAGAACAAGTCGGGCAAAAAAGCTTTGACTTGCGGGTTGCCAAAGAACAAACAGCGGCTCATGTCGTGCATAGAGCCTTGGTTAGACAAATGGCCAATGCTCGTCAAGGAACCGCCAGTACCAAAACCCGCTCTGAAGTCAGAGGAGGCGGCCGCAAACCTTGGCGGCAAAAAGGTACAGGTCGGGCGCGTGCGGGTTCTATTCGTTCTCCACTGTGGCGTGGTGGTGGTGTCATCTTCGGGCCGAAACCCAGAGATTATGAAATCAAGATGAACCGCAAAGAGCGGAAGTTAGCATTGCGAACAGCGTTTGCTAGCCGTGTTGATGACTTAATTGTGGTAGAAGAATTTAGCGAACAGCTACAGCGTCCGAAGACCAAAGAATTAGTGTCAGCGATCACTCGTTGGGGTGCTGACCCGGAAAGGAAGACACTGTTAGTCTTGTCTGAAAAAAGCGAAAACGTAATCTTGTCAGCTCGTAACGTTGAGAATCTTAAACTCATCGCCGCTGATAACCTCAACGTTTACGATTTACTCTACGCCGACAAAATCGTTGTTACCGCATCAGCCCTAGAAAAAATTCAGGAGGTCTACAGTGCCTAA
- a CDS encoding 50S ribosomal protein L23, whose translation MPNFDPRKLPDLVRRPIVTEKATILMEQNKYTFEVSPKATKPEIKAAIESLFDVKVVQVNTSNRPRKKRRVGRFIGYKPQYKRAIVTVATGDEDKIRQVLFPEV comes from the coding sequence GTGCCTAACTTCGACCCCCGCAAACTCCCTGACCTAGTGCGTCGCCCCATTGTTACCGAAAAGGCGACCATACTAATGGAGCAGAATAAATATACATTTGAAGTCTCTCCCAAAGCAACGAAGCCAGAAATCAAAGCGGCAATAGAAAGTTTGTTTGACGTCAAAGTAGTACAAGTCAATACCAGCAATCGTCCACGCAAAAAGCGTCGCGTCGGTAGATTTATTGGTTATAAACCCCAATACAAACGAGCCATTGTTACAGTGGCGACTGGGGATGAAGACAAGATCAGACAAGTTCTATTCCCCGAAGTGTAA
- the rplB gene encoding 50S ribosomal protein L2, whose protein sequence is MGTRSFRPYTPSTRQVTISDFSEITKTEPEKSLTKYVHRAKGRNNQGRITSRFRGGGHKRLYRIIDFKRNKRDIPAEVIAIEYDPNRNARIALLQYQDGEKRYILQPNGLKVGTTVIAGANAPIEDGNALPLSNIPLGTSVHNVELTPGKGGQIVRSAGATAQVVAKEGNYVTLKLPSGEVRMIRRECYATIGQVGNIDARNLSAGKAGRNRWKGRRPHVRGSVMNPVDHPHGGGEGRAPIGRSGPVTPWGKPALGLKTRKPKKPSSKLIVRRRRKSSKRGRGGRES, encoded by the coding sequence ATGGGTACTCGTTCTTTTCGCCCTTATACCCCCAGTACTCGCCAGGTAACTATTTCCGACTTTTCAGAAATTACTAAAACTGAGCCGGAAAAGTCTTTAACCAAATATGTACATCGCGCTAAAGGCCGCAATAACCAAGGGCGGATCACCAGCCGCTTTCGGGGAGGCGGACACAAGCGACTTTACCGTATCATCGACTTCAAACGTAATAAACGTGATATTCCCGCTGAAGTCATCGCCATTGAATACGATCCCAACCGTAACGCCCGCATCGCCCTTTTACAGTACCAAGACGGCGAAAAACGTTATATTCTCCAGCCCAACGGATTGAAAGTTGGAACAACAGTAATCGCTGGCGCCAATGCTCCCATTGAAGATGGCAACGCCTTACCTTTGTCAAACATTCCTTTGGGTACGAGCGTTCATAACGTCGAACTGACTCCCGGTAAAGGAGGCCAAATCGTTCGTTCTGCTGGCGCAACAGCTCAAGTCGTAGCCAAAGAAGGCAATTATGTCACCCTGAAGTTGCCTTCAGGAGAAGTCCGGATGATCCGTCGGGAATGCTATGCCACTATTGGACAAGTCGGTAACATTGATGCCAGAAACTTGAGTGCAGGTAAAGCAGGTAGGAATCGCTGGAAAGGCCGCCGCCCCCATGTCAGAGGTAGCGTCATGAACCCAGTCGATCACCCCCACGGCGGTGGTGAAGGTCGCGCACCTATCGGTCGCTCGGGACCTGTTACTCCTTGGGGTAAACCAGCATTGGGTCTGAAGACACGTAAACCGAAAAAGCCAAGTAGCAAGTTGATTGTACGTCGTCGCCGTAAGTCCTCTAAGCGCGGTCGCGGTGGTCGTGAATCATAG
- the rpsS gene encoding 30S ribosomal protein S19 produces MGRSLKKGPFVADHLLSKIEKLNESNRKEVIKTWSRASTILPEMVGHTIAVHNGRQHVPIFISDQMVGHKLGEFAPTRTFRGHAKDKKAGR; encoded by the coding sequence ATGGGTCGTTCTCTTAAAAAAGGTCCTTTCGTAGCAGATCACTTGCTCAGCAAAATTGAGAAGCTTAACGAAAGCAATAGAAAAGAAGTGATCAAAACCTGGTCACGAGCTTCCACAATTCTGCCGGAAATGGTTGGTCATACCATTGCCGTTCATAACGGACGGCAACATGTACCCATTTTCATCAGTGACCAAATGGTGGGACATAAGCTGGGCGAATTTGCTCCCACACGTACTTTTAGAGGTCATGCCAAAGATAAAAAAGCAGGAAGATAG
- the rplV gene encoding 50S ribosomal protein L22 produces the protein MAVDTTNEVKAIARYIRMSPYKVRRVLDQIRGRSYREALIILEFMPYRACEPILKVLRSAAANAEHNEGFDRADLVITKAYADQGSVLKRFQPRAQGRAYQIRKPTCHITIAVAPGASAQ, from the coding sequence ATGGCAGTAGATACTACTAATGAAGTAAAAGCGATCGCCCGTTATATACGCATGTCCCCTTATAAGGTGCGTCGGGTACTCGATCAAATTCGTGGACGGTCTTATAGAGAAGCACTGATCATTCTAGAATTTATGCCCTATCGCGCTTGTGAACCAATATTGAAGGTTCTCAGAAGCGCTGCTGCCAATGCAGAGCATAACGAAGGATTTGATCGGGCAGATCTAGTTATTACCAAGGCCTATGCAGATCAAGGCTCTGTTCTAAAACGGTTTCAACCAAGGGCGCAAGGTCGAGCGTACCAAATTCGCAAACCAACGTGTCATATTACAATCGCTGTTGCTCCAGGAGCCTCAGCCCAATAA
- the rpsC gene encoding 30S ribosomal protein S3 — MGQKIHPVGFRLGITQEHQSRWFADHSRYPELLQEDHKLRSFIEEKLGRYAQNNAGISEVRIERKADQIDLEVRTARPGVVVGRGGQGIESLRTGLQDLLGSNRQIRINVVEVQRVDADAYLIAEYIAQQLERRVSFRRVVRQAIQRAQRAGVQGIKVQVSGRLNGAEIARTEWTREGRVPLHTLRADIDYAYCTAKTIYGILGIKVWVFKGEIIPGQEEAPPPPTTREREPRRRQQRRRQQFEDRSNEG, encoded by the coding sequence GTGGGACAGAAAATACATCCAGTTGGTTTTCGTCTAGGAATTACCCAAGAGCATCAATCTCGTTGGTTTGCTGACCATAGCCGCTATCCAGAACTCTTACAAGAAGACCACAAACTTCGTAGCTTCATTGAGGAAAAACTGGGTAGATACGCTCAGAACAATGCAGGCATTTCAGAAGTGCGGATAGAGCGCAAAGCCGATCAAATCGATCTGGAAGTACGCACGGCACGCCCGGGTGTAGTTGTAGGTCGAGGTGGGCAAGGTATTGAATCATTGCGTACCGGACTGCAAGACCTGTTGGGCAGCAATCGTCAGATCCGCATCAACGTTGTGGAAGTACAACGTGTTGATGCTGATGCTTACCTAATTGCTGAATACATCGCTCAACAGCTAGAACGTCGTGTTTCCTTCCGACGAGTTGTGCGTCAAGCCATTCAGCGCGCCCAACGTGCTGGTGTACAAGGTATTAAAGTCCAGGTTAGTGGTCGTCTCAATGGTGCAGAAATCGCTCGCACAGAGTGGACACGTGAAGGTAGAGTACCTTTACATACCCTACGGGCTGACATTGACTACGCTTACTGCACAGCAAAAACCATCTACGGTATTCTTGGCATCAAAGTCTGGGTATTCAAAGGAGAAATTATTCCTGGACAAGAAGAAGCACCTCCCCCACCAACAACCCGGGAACGTGAACCACGCCGTCGTCAACAGCGCCGTCGTCAGCAATTTGAAGACCGCTCTAACGAGGGGTAA
- the rplP gene encoding 50S ribosomal protein L16: protein MLSPRRTKFRKQQRGRMKGLATAGSSLNFGDFALQAQEPAWITARQIEASRRAMTRYIRRGGKIWIRIFPDKPVTMRPAETRMGSGKGSPEYWVAVVKPGRILFEIAGVPEATAREAMRLAAYKLPIKTKFISRSEIEPQEQE, encoded by the coding sequence ATGTTAAGTCCTAGAAGAACGAAATTCCGGAAACAGCAGCGCGGACGCATGAAAGGTCTAGCCACTGCTGGTAGTTCCCTGAACTTTGGTGATTTTGCTCTCCAAGCCCAAGAACCAGCTTGGATCACAGCTCGACAAATCGAGGCGTCACGTCGAGCCATGACCCGTTACATCCGTCGGGGTGGTAAAATCTGGATTCGCATTTTCCCTGATAAGCCTGTAACAATGCGACCCGCAGAAACCCGGATGGGTTCTGGTAAGGGTTCTCCTGAATATTGGGTAGCAGTCGTTAAGCCAGGACGAATTTTATTTGAAATTGCTGGTGTACCTGAAGCTACCGCCCGCGAAGCAATGCGCCTAGCCGCATATAAGCTACCAATTAAAACTAAATTCATTTCACGCTCTGAAATAGAACCACAGGAGCAGGAGTAA
- the rpmC gene encoding 50S ribosomal protein L29 — protein sequence MPLPKISEARELSDEKLAEEILAVKKQLFQLRLQKATRQLEKPHLFRHARHRLAQLLTVESERKRAASQAAEEQE from the coding sequence ATGCCTCTTCCCAAGATTTCGGAAGCAAGAGAATTAAGTGACGAAAAGCTGGCTGAGGAAATTCTTGCCGTCAAAAAACAGTTATTTCAATTGCGCTTGCAAAAAGCAACTAGACAGCTAGAAAAACCACACCTGTTTCGACATGCCCGACACCGCCTAGCTCAATTGCTGACGGTAGAGTCAGAACGCAAACGGGCCGCAAGTCAAGCCGCAGAAGAACAAGAGTAG
- the rpsQ gene encoding 30S ribosomal protein S17: MAVKERVGLVVSDKMQKTVVVAVENRAPHPKYGKIVVNTRRYKAHDEENRCKIGDRVRIQETRPLSKTKRWQVTEILTTKNT, from the coding sequence ATGGCAGTTAAAGAACGAGTTGGCTTGGTAGTGAGCGACAAAATGCAAAAAACAGTTGTAGTCGCTGTTGAAAACCGCGCTCCCCATCCTAAGTACGGCAAAATTGTGGTGAATACCCGGCGTTATAAGGCTCATGACGAAGAGAATCGCTGTAAGATAGGCGATCGCGTCCGCATTCAAGAAACCCGACCCCTGAGCAAAACTAAGCGCTGGCAAGTCACAGAAATTCTGACTACAAAAAATACTTAA
- the rplN gene encoding 50S ribosomal protein L14 has product MIQPQTYLNVADNSGARKLMCIRVLGAGNCRYGFVGDRIIAVVKDAQPNMAIKKSDVVEAVIVRTRHNIKRDSGMSIRFDDNAAVIINKDGNPKGTRVFGPVARELRDKNFTKIVSLAPEVL; this is encoded by the coding sequence GTGATCCAACCCCAGACTTACCTAAATGTTGCAGATAACAGCGGCGCTCGTAAACTCATGTGTATCCGTGTTTTAGGAGCAGGTAACTGTCGCTACGGTTTTGTAGGCGATAGAATCATTGCTGTTGTCAAAGATGCCCAGCCAAATATGGCTATCAAAAAATCAGATGTCGTAGAAGCAGTGATTGTTCGTACACGCCACAATATTAAGCGGGATAGCGGTATGAGCATTCGTTTTGATGATAACGCCGCAGTCATCATCAATAAAGACGGCAATCCTAAAGGCACTCGCGTCTTTGGCCCCGTTGCTCGAGAACTGCGTGATAAAAACTTTACCAAAATTGTTTCTTTGGCTCCGGAGGTGCTGTAA
- the rplX gene encoding 50S ribosomal protein L24, whose product MASKKEKPKFYKMHVKAGDTVQVIAGKDKGKVGEIIKALPQESKVIVKGVNIKTKHVKPQAEGESGRIVTQEYPIHSSNVMLYSTKQNVASRICYTFTDEGKKVRMLKKTGEIIDK is encoded by the coding sequence ATGGCAAGCAAAAAAGAAAAGCCAAAGTTCTACAAAATGCATGTCAAAGCTGGAGATACCGTCCAGGTAATTGCTGGTAAAGATAAAGGCAAAGTTGGCGAGATTATCAAAGCACTGCCTCAAGAAAGCAAAGTCATTGTCAAAGGCGTCAATATCAAAACCAAACACGTCAAGCCCCAAGCAGAAGGTGAATCTGGGCGCATAGTCACCCAGGAATACCCAATTCACAGTTCCAACGTCATGCTTTACTCCACCAAGCAGAATGTCGCCAGTCGCATCTGCTACACCTTTACCGATGAAGGTAAGAAGGTACGGATGCTCAAAAAAACAGGTGAGATCATTGATAAATAA
- the rplE gene encoding 50S ribosomal protein L5, with product MATRLKSLYQETIVPNLTKQFGYTNVHQVPKLVKVTVNRGLGEAAQNAKALEASLSEIALITGQKPVVTRAKKAIAGFKIRQGMPVGIMVTLRGERMYAFLDRLINLTLPRIRDFRGVSPKSFDGRGNYTLGVREQLIFPEVEYDSIDQIRGMDISIITTAKNDEEGRALLKEMGMPFREQ from the coding sequence ATGGCAACAAGACTTAAAAGTTTATACCAAGAAACAATAGTCCCCAACCTCACTAAACAGTTTGGATACACCAACGTTCATCAAGTACCAAAATTGGTGAAAGTGACTGTCAACCGAGGATTGGGAGAAGCCGCTCAAAACGCTAAAGCCCTAGAAGCATCTTTAAGTGAAATTGCTTTGATCACAGGGCAAAAGCCTGTAGTAACAAGAGCGAAAAAAGCGATCGCAGGCTTCAAAATTCGTCAAGGTATGCCTGTTGGGATCATGGTTACCTTAAGAGGTGAACGAATGTATGCCTTTCTCGACAGATTAATCAACCTGACTCTACCCAGAATTCGTGACTTTCGTGGTGTCAGTCCTAAAAGCTTTGATGGTCGTGGTAACTATACCCTTGGTGTTAGAGAACAGTTGATTTTTCCAGAAGTTGAGTACGACAGCATCGACCAAATCCGAGGGATGGATATTTCCATCATTACCACAGCTAAGAATGATGAAGAAGGTCGTGCCTTACTAAAAGAAATGGGAATGCCCTTCCGGGAACAATAA
- the rpsH gene encoding 30S ribosomal protein S8, with translation MATNDTIADMLTRIRNANLARHQTTQVPSTKMTRNIAKVLREEGYIGDYEDVGEGSKRNLVIALKYKGKNRQPIITTLKRVSKPGLRVYSNKKELPRVLGGIGIAIISTSSGIMTDREARRQNLGGEVLCYVW, from the coding sequence ATGGCGACTAACGACACAATTGCTGATATGTTGACGCGCATCCGCAATGCCAATCTGGCGCGGCATCAAACTACACAAGTGCCATCCACAAAAATGACCCGTAATATCGCCAAAGTGCTTCGAGAAGAAGGATACATAGGTGATTACGAAGATGTTGGAGAAGGAAGCAAGCGCAACTTAGTAATTGCACTTAAATATAAGGGTAAAAATCGTCAACCTATTATTACTACTCTGAAACGGGTAAGTAAACCAGGTTTGCGCGTTTACTCGAATAAAAAAGAATTACCACGGGTCTTAGGTGGCATAGGCATAGCCATTATTTCTACATCTAGTGGCATTATGACCGACAGAGAAGCACGGCGTCAGAACTTGGGTGGTGAAGTACTTTGCTACGTTTGGTAG
- the rplF gene encoding 50S ribosomal protein L6, which produces MSRIGKRPITVPAKVQVTFDNAKVIVKGPKGELSRELPPNVILSQDGETLTVNRRDESRTSRQLHGLFRTLVANMVEGVSKGFERRLEIQGVGYRAQVQGRNLLLNMGYSHQVQIAPPEGVQFAVENNTNVIVSGYDKEVVGNTAAKIRAVRPPEPYKGKGIRYAGEAVRRKAGKTGKSGKK; this is translated from the coding sequence ATGTCTCGAATTGGTAAACGCCCAATTACAGTTCCCGCAAAAGTACAAGTAACTTTTGATAACGCCAAGGTTATTGTCAAAGGTCCAAAAGGTGAACTTTCGCGCGAACTTCCCCCAAATGTGATTTTGTCCCAAGATGGGGAAACACTAACAGTTAATCGTCGGGATGAGTCACGTACTTCTAGGCAGTTACATGGCTTATTTCGTACCTTAGTCGCCAACATGGTAGAGGGAGTTTCCAAAGGATTTGAACGCCGTTTGGAAATTCAAGGGGTTGGCTACCGGGCACAAGTCCAAGGACGTAACCTATTACTGAATATGGGTTACAGCCATCAGGTACAGATAGCTCCACCAGAGGGAGTTCAGTTTGCAGTTGAAAATAATACTAACGTAATTGTCAGCGGTTACGACAAAGAAGTAGTCGGTAACACAGCAGCTAAAATTCGTGCTGTCCGTCCACCTGAACCTTACAAAGGCAAAGGTATTCGCTACGCTGGCGAAGCAGTTAGACGTAAAGCTGGTAAGACTGGTAAGAGTGGTAAGAAGTAA
- the rplR gene encoding 50S ribosomal protein L18, which translates to MKLTRRESKQRRHRRIRGKVSGSPERPRLAIFRSHQHIYAQVIDDTQHHTIVAASTVEPELKSKLTFGGNIQASTEVGKLIATRALEKGITKVVFDRGGNLYHGRVKALADAAREAGLDF; encoded by the coding sequence ATGAAACTTACTCGTAGAGAATCAAAACAGCGTCGTCATCGGCGCATTCGTGGGAAAGTTAGCGGTTCTCCAGAACGTCCACGATTGGCAATATTTCGCTCCCACCAACACATTTATGCTCAGGTAATTGATGATACCCAACATCACACCATAGTTGCAGCTTCTACTGTAGAACCAGAACTTAAATCCAAGCTCACCTTTGGAGGGAATATTCAAGCCTCAACTGAAGTTGGTAAGCTAATTGCAACGCGAGCATTAGAAAAAGGTATAACCAAAGTCGTTTTTGATCGCGGTGGTAATCTTTATCACGGTCGCGTTAAAGCACTAGCTGATGCAGCACGTGAAGCTGGGTTAGATTTCTAA
- the rpsE gene encoding 30S ribosomal protein S5 has protein sequence MATNRRKTNRVKKEETNWQERVIQIRRVSKVVKGGKKLSFRAIVVVGNERGQVGVGVGKASDVIGAVKKGVADGKKHLIDIPITKSNSIPHPVDGTGGGAKVIMRPAAPGTGVIAGGAVRTVLELAGVRNVLAKQLGSNNPLNNARAAINALTTLRTFSEVAEDRGITVENLYI, from the coding sequence ATGGCAACAAATCGTCGTAAAACTAACCGCGTTAAAAAAGAAGAAACTAACTGGCAAGAGCGGGTCATTCAGATCCGACGCGTCAGTAAGGTAGTCAAAGGTGGTAAAAAACTCAGCTTCCGCGCGATCGTAGTTGTTGGTAATGAACGCGGTCAAGTTGGTGTAGGAGTAGGTAAAGCTTCAGATGTAATTGGTGCGGTGAAAAAAGGTGTAGCCGATGGTAAAAAACATCTGATTGACATTCCTATTACTAAATCTAACTCCATACCTCATCCCGTTGATGGTACTGGCGGTGGTGCAAAAGTGATTATGCGACCAGCAGCACCTGGTACTGGTGTAATTGCTGGTGGTGCGGTTCGTACCGTACTAGAGTTGGCAGGTGTGCGTAATGTTTTAGCTAAGCAACTTGGTTCCAACAATCCCCTAAATAATGCCAGAGCTGCTATCAATGCCCTCACTACCTTACGTACCTTCTCGGAAGTAGCTGAAGATAGGGGTATTACTGTGGAGAATCTTTACATTTAA
- the rplO gene encoding 50S ribosomal protein L15 — MRLNDVRPQKGSKKRGRRLGRGISAGQGASAGKGMRGQKARSGSSTRPGFEGGQQPLYRRIPKLKGFPLVNRKNYTTINVEKLASLPANTEVTLTSLQEAGILTAAKGPLKILGNGELNVPLKVQAAAFTGTARSKIEAAGGSCEVV; from the coding sequence ATGAGACTCAACGATGTTCGCCCCCAAAAAGGGTCTAAAAAACGCGGTCGCCGTCTAGGTAGAGGTATCTCTGCTGGTCAAGGTGCAAGTGCTGGTAAAGGTATGCGGGGTCAAAAAGCTCGCTCTGGTAGCAGTACCAGACCTGGTTTTGAAGGTGGTCAACAGCCCTTGTACCGTCGCATACCCAAACTCAAAGGCTTTCCCTTAGTTAACCGTAAAAATTACACTACGATTAATGTAGAGAAGCTCGCCTCACTTCCAGCTAACACAGAAGTTACTTTGACCTCTTTACAAGAAGCAGGTATCCTGACTGCTGCCAAGGGGCCATTGAAAATTTTGGGAAATGGGGAATTAAATGTTCCGCTCAAAGTACAGGCCGCAGCTTTTACAGGTACAGCTCGTAGCAAAATTGAGGCAGCAGGCGGAAGTTGTGAGGTTGTGTGA
- the secY gene encoding preprotein translocase subunit SecY, giving the protein MISRDKPPTAQETFMQMAQAAGLRGRLLVTIGILILIRLGIHIPIPGIDRQQFAAAINGNNQIFSFLDIFSGGGLSALGVFALGILPYINASIIIQLLTAAIPYLENLQKNEGEAGRRRISQITRYVSLGWAILQSVFLAAFWLRPFALNFGPIFVIETAVALVAGSMFVMWASEVITERGVGNGASLLIFVNIVATLPKSLSDTIAYIQGSGQEIVRERVGPVIVLVLVFLFTIVGIVFVQEAIRRIPIISARRQVGRRIFAEQRSYLPLRLNQGGVMPIIFAAAILSLPLFIANFTKNPELANIINTYLSPGGSQSWVYALVYLVSIVFFSYFYSSLIVNPVDVAQNLKKMGSSIPGIRPGKATSEYIERILNRLTFLGAIFLGLIAIIPTAVEKALGVPTFRGLGATSLLILVGVAIDTAKQVQTYVISQRYEGMVKQ; this is encoded by the coding sequence ATGATCAGTCGAGATAAACCCCCAACCGCTCAAGAAACTTTTATGCAGATGGCACAAGCAGCCGGGTTAAGAGGTCGGCTGCTTGTTACCATCGGTATTCTCATTTTGATTCGTCTAGGTATACATATACCCATACCAGGAATTGACCGACAGCAGTTTGCCGCAGCAATTAATGGTAATAATCAGATATTCAGCTTTTTGGATATATTCTCCGGAGGCGGTCTTTCTGCATTGGGTGTCTTTGCCTTGGGTATTCTGCCATATATCAATGCTTCGATTATCATCCAATTGCTCACTGCTGCGATTCCATATCTTGAAAACTTACAAAAAAACGAAGGGGAAGCGGGAAGGCGGAGAATTTCCCAAATTACCCGCTATGTATCTTTGGGTTGGGCAATTCTACAAAGTGTTTTCTTGGCAGCATTTTGGTTAAGACCTTTTGCCTTGAATTTTGGCCCCATTTTTGTGATTGAAACAGCTGTTGCGCTTGTAGCTGGTTCGATGTTTGTAATGTGGGCATCAGAAGTTATTACAGAGCGTGGCGTTGGTAATGGAGCATCATTGTTGATTTTTGTCAACATTGTGGCAACACTGCCTAAATCCCTCAGTGATACCATTGCTTATATCCAAGGTAGTGGTCAAGAAATTGTTAGAGAAAGAGTGGGTCCAGTAATTGTACTGGTTCTAGTTTTTCTATTCACAATTGTTGGTATCGTCTTTGTTCAGGAAGCAATTCGCCGTATTCCAATTATTTCTGCTCGTCGCCAAGTTGGTCGGCGCATTTTTGCTGAACAGCGCAGCTATCTCCCCTTACGTCTGAACCAAGGTGGAGTTATGCCAATTATTTTTGCGGCTGCAATCCTCAGTTTGCCACTGTTTATAGCCAATTTCACCAAAAATCCAGAATTGGCGAATATTATCAACACTTATCTCAGTCCTGGTGGTTCTCAGTCTTGGGTATATGCCCTTGTTTACCTCGTTTCAATTGTATTTTTTAGCTACTTCTATTCTTCTTTGATAGTAAACCCAGTTGATGTGGCCCAGAACCTGAAAAAAATGGGTTCTAGTATTCCTGGAATACGCCCAGGAAAAGCCACTAGTGAGTATATAGAGCGCATTTTGAATCGACTAACTTTTTTGGGTGCTATCTTTTTAGGCTTGATTGCGATCATCCCCACTGCTGTGGAAAAAGCTTTAGGAGTCCCAACTTTTAGAGGATTGGGTGCTACCTCTTTGCTGATTCTTGTAGGTGTGGCGATTGATACAGCCAAGCAAGTCCAAACTTATGTGATCTCTCAGCGCTATGAAGGAATGGTGAAGCAATAG
- a CDS encoding adenylate kinase — protein MTRLIFLGPPGAGKGTQAKTLAHDCEIPHISTGDILRQALKEQTPLGIKAQAYMDRGELVPDQLVEEMVEERLCKPDTKPGWILDGFPRTVKQAAFLGKLLQKLEQEGEKVVNLDVPDDVVVNRLLQRGRADDTEEVIRRRLEVYRSQTAPLIDYYGDRHQLITVNGNQSLEEVTAELKKAIS, from the coding sequence GTGACGCGATTAATCTTCTTGGGACCGCCGGGTGCTGGTAAAGGAACTCAAGCTAAAACATTAGCCCATGACTGCGAAATTCCTCATATTTCCACGGGTGATATTTTGCGCCAAGCATTGAAAGAGCAAACTCCTTTGGGTATCAAAGCCCAAGCTTATATGGATAGGGGTGAGCTAGTTCCCGATCAGCTTGTAGAGGAAATGGTGGAAGAACGCCTCTGTAAACCGGATACCAAGCCAGGTTGGATTTTGGATGGCTTTCCTCGGACTGTGAAGCAAGCAGCTTTTCTGGGAAAATTACTGCAAAAACTTGAACAGGAGGGGGAAAAAGTAGTCAATTTAGATGTGCCAGATGATGTTGTTGTTAATCGTCTGCTACAACGAGGGCGTGCTGATGATACAGAAGAGGTAATTCGCCGTCGCCTGGAAGTTTACCGCTCTCAAACCGCTCCCTTAATTGATTATTATGGCGATCGCCACCAATTGATCACTGTCAACGGCAATCAGTCCCTAGAAGAAGTCACAGCCGAACTGAAAAAGGCTATTTCATGA
- the infA gene encoding translation initiation factor IF-1 has translation MSKQDLIEMEGTVTESLPNAMFRVDLDNGFNVLAHISGKIRRNYIKILPGDRVKVELTPYDLTKGRITYRLRKK, from the coding sequence TTGTCTAAGCAAGATTTAATTGAAATGGAAGGTACAGTTACCGAATCATTGCCTAACGCCATGTTTCGCGTTGATTTAGACAATGGCTTCAACGTCTTAGCTCATATCTCTGGCAAAATTCGCCGTAACTATATCAAAATTTTACCTGGCGATCGCGTCAAGGTAGAGCTAACTCCCTACGACTTGACAAAGGGTAGAATCACTTATCGATTACGGAAGAAATAG
- the rpmJ gene encoding 50S ribosomal protein L36 → MKVRASVKKMCEKCNVIRRRGRVMVICSNPKHKQRQG, encoded by the coding sequence ATGAAAGTTAGAGCCTCAGTCAAAAAAATGTGTGAAAAGTGTAACGTGATCCGCCGTCGGGGTCGCGTTATGGTGATCTGTTCCAATCCTAAGCATAAACAGCGTCAAGGTTAG